The Vicia villosa cultivar HV-30 ecotype Madison, WI linkage group LG1, Vvil1.0, whole genome shotgun sequence genome includes a region encoding these proteins:
- the LOC131661387 gene encoding G-type lectin S-receptor-like serine/threonine-protein kinase At1g67520 — protein sequence MLDTGNFVLEQLHPNGTKSLLWQSFDYPSDILIPAMKLGVNRKTGHNWSLISWLTPSLPYLGEFSLEWEPKEEELNIKKRGKVYWKSGKLGNNGLFDNIPANVQQNYQYVIISNKDEDSFSFKIKDRNSKMLTEWALFSDGRFVSLEGELGNADICYRYSNDTCKLQLLWIISMNRVKEENHNQCIVSFQYIMI from the coding sequence ATGCTAGACACAGGTAACTTTGTACTTGAACAACTTCACCCCAATGGAACTAAGAGTTTATTGTGGCAGAGTTTTGATTATCCATCAGATATTTTGATCCCAGCAATGAAGTTAGGTGTTAATCGAAAAACGGGACATAATTGGTCTCTAATTTCGTGGTTGACTCCTTCACTGCCATATTTGGGTGAATTTAGTCTTGAATGGGAAccaaaagaagaagaattgaacATTAAGAAACGCGGGAAAGTGTATTGGAAAAGCGGAaaacttggaaataatggatTGTTCGACAATATTCCAGCAAATGTTCAACAAAATTATCAATACGTTATTATCTCTAACAAGGATGAAGATTCTTTCAGTTTCAAAATTAAAGATCGGAACTCTAAGATGCTTACAGAATGGGCACTCTTCTCTGATGGGAGGTTTGTGAGTTTGGAAGGAGAGTTGGGTAATGCAGATATTTGTTATAGATATAGTAATGATACTTGCAAATTGCAACTACTATGGATAATAAGCATGAACAGAGTGAAAGAGGAAAATCATAATCAATGCATAGTCAGTTTCCAATATATTATGATATGA
- the LOC131661394 gene encoding uncharacterized protein LOC131661394 encodes MDKEWTKLPWFSQEYINGVTRFLDFAFTKGSPQGGELLCPCAKCKNIYWKTRDIIRDHLIAKGFLDGYDVWVHHGEKLQRSMEIGDGMEDQDGSHDDIPGLLHDIYGDRAEAHGVGEGPNDEARTFYSLIKEAEQELYPGCKDFSSLSFTIRLYLLKCLHGWSNTSFTALLELLKEAMPDLNIPESFYKTKAMISGLGLDYKKIDACPNDCMLFWKEHEKDNSCTICEASRWKQNAATEGCESEQPKNDCRVPAKVLRHFPLIPRLQRLFMCSKTAESMRWHEEERSKDGKLRHPADGKAWKDFDELHPDFSSESRNVRLGLTSDGFNPFRTMSLSHSTWPVLMMVYNTPPWLSMKPEYTMLSLLIPGPKSPGNDIDVYLQPLIEELKELWESGIETYDSSMNQTFQMRAALLWTISDYPAYAMLSGWSTKGKLACACCKSNTNSLYLKHSHKMCYMDHRTFLPRTHSWRDDVKSFNGEEEHRTAPSIIVGTLLDIMGKTKDHIKARYDLQEMGIREKLHPREIGGGRSEFAKACFSMTPHEKSIFCGVIKAAKLPDGTASNISKCVQVGDRKISGYKSHDAHFMLHYLLQIAVRSTMPKEVATPLIRLGSFFRSLCQKVVQVEDLDYLENEIAEILCQLEMIFPPSFFDIMVHLPIHLVNEVRLGGPVQFRWMYPTERYLCKLKNYVRNRAYPEGSIAKGYLAEEAITFCSRYLHSNVDTRFNRKSRNYDVTDSLETDPDDYFTTSGRPLGGAGKPFHLDVKSKDDAHRYILFNCNEVQIYISEHDQSVNSNTNKRKWTKAKTQSKEFSEWFKTRAQNDDVPLQLEKLSRGPNFVAKRYPGYVINGYRFHTRKRDTNRKTQNSGVTLVSLTSSFASSKDGNPRTEPITYYGTIVDIIELYYYGNFNFVLFKCDWFEVEKDKYGLTCVRFNKKIYQNDPFVLPSQVHQCYYIQDPFDPNRHYALQTVPRDFFNIAEPSNLQAESGENSDGDGELNWVREDIPATIAETPYEMNEAESDGEDFDYDDTLFDFMD; translated from the exons ATGGACAAAGAGTGGACTAAATTACCGTGGTTTAGTCAAGAGTACATCAACGGTGTTACTCGATTTTTAGACTTTGCCTTCACTAAAGGAAGTCCTCAAGGAGGTGAACTTCTATGCCCTTGTGCTAAGTGTAAAAATATATATTGGAAAACCAGGGATATTATTAGGGATCACCTAATAGCCAAAGGTTTTCTAGACGGTTATGACGTTTGGGTGCACCATGGGGAGAAACTACAAAGGTCTATGGAAATTGGTGATGGGATGGAAGATCAAGATGGATCACATGATGACATTCCTGGCTTATTGCATGACATATATGGAGATAGGGCAGAAGCACACGGAGTTGGTGAAGGTCCCAATGACGAGGCTAGAACGTTTTACAGTTTGATTAAAGAGGCGGAACAAGAACTGTACCCTGGATGCAAAGACTTCTCTTCGTTATCATTCACGATTCGACTCTACTTGTTGAAATGTCTCCACGGCTGGAGCAATACGTCATTCACTGCCCTATTAGAATTATTGAAAGAAGCAATGCCTGATTTGAACATTCCGGAATCATtttacaagacaaaagccatgatAAGTGGTTTAGGCCTTGATTATAAGAAGATAGATGCGTGCCCAAATGATTGCATGCTATTTTGGAAGGAGCATGAAAAGGACAATTCTTGCACTATTTGTGAAGCTTCACGGTGGAAACAAAATGCTGCAACTGAAGGATGCGAGTCTGAGCAACCCAAAAATGACTGTAGAGTTCCTGCAAAAGTTTTGAGGCACTTTCCGTTGATTCCTAGACTACAAAGGTTGTTCATGTGTTCGAAGACAGCTGAGTCAATGAGATGGCATGAAGAAGAGCGCTCAAAGGATGGAAAATTGAGGCATCCTGCTGACGGTAAAGCGTGGAAGGACTTTGATGAGCTCCATCCAGATTTTTCTAGTGAGTCCCGCAATGTAAGACTTGGCTTAACGAGTGATGGGTTTAATCCATTTAGGACCATGAGCTTATCTCATAGTACATGGCCTGTCTTGATGATGGTATACAACACACCACCTTGGCTGTCCATGAAACCTGAATATACAATGTTGTCATTGTTGATTCCTGGACCAAAATCTCCAGGCAACGATATCGATGTTTACCTCCAACCACTGATAGAGGAGCTAAAGGAGTTATGGGAATCCGGCATAGAGACATATGATTCTTCAAtgaatcaaacttttcaaatgCGTGCAGCTCTTCTGTGGACAATTAGTGACTACCCTGCTTATGCTATGTTGTCGGGATGGAGCACCAAAGGAAAATTGGCGTGTGCTTGTTGTAAATCTAACACCAATTCGTTATACCTCAAACACAGTCATAAGATGTGTTATATGGACCACCGTACCTTTTTACCAAGAACTCATTCTTGGAGAGACGATGTCAAATCATTTAACGGAGAAGAAGAACATAGAACTGCACCATCCAT TATTGTTGGAACTCTTTTGGACATCATGGGGAAGACAAAAGATCATATTAAAGCCCGTTATGATTTGCAAGAAATGGGAATTAGAGAAAAACTTCATCCAAGGGAGATTGGTGGAGGACGTTCAGAGTTTGCAAAAGCGTGTTTTTCAATGACTCCGCACGAGAAGTCAATTTTTTGTGGAGTTATAAAGGCTGCCAAGTTACCAGATGGGACTgcatcaaatatttcaaaatgtgTACAAGTTGGTGACAGAAAAATATCTGGTTACAAGAGTCATGATGCGCATTTCATGTTACACTATTTGTTGCAAATCGCAGTAAGAAGCACAATGCCCAAGGAGGTGGCAACCCCACTAATTCGTCTTGGTTCCTTTTTCCGCTCTCTATGTCAGAAAGTTGTACAAGTGGAAGATTTAGATTACCTAGAAAATGAGATTGCAGAGATACTTTGTCAGTTGGAGATGATATTTCCTCCAAGTttctttgacataatggttcacttGCCTATTCACCTTGTAAATGAAGTTAGATTGGGTGGTCCTGTTCAATTTCGATGGATGTATCCCACCGAAAGATACTTGTGTAAACTTAAGAACTATGTCCGCAATAGAGCTTATCCTGAAGGTTCTATTGCCAAGGGGTATCTGGCTGAAGAAGCTATAACATTTTGCTCAAGGTATTTGCATAGCAATGTAGATACAAGGTTTAATAGGAAGAGTCGGAATTATGATGTTACCGATTCACTTGAAACAGATCCAGATGATTACTTTACAACTTCCGGTCGTCCTTTAGGGGGGGCAGGCAAACCCTTTCATCTTGATGTGAAATCAAAGGATGATGCCCATCGATACATCTTATTCAATTGCAATGAAGTTCAAATTTACATCAG TGAGCATGATCAAAGTGTTAATTCAAACACTAACAAAAGGAAGTGGACCAAGGCCAAAActcaaagtaaagaatttagtgAATGGTTTAAAACTCGTGCCCAGAATGATGATGTGCCATTACAACTTGAAAAACTTTCTAGAGGTCCTAATTTTGTTGCAAAGAGGTATCCAGGTTATGTCATTAATGGATATAGGTTCCATACTAGGAAACGAGATACAAATCGCAAAACTCAAAATTCTGGCGTAACTTTAGTTTCACTAACTTCAAGTTTCGCTAGCTCCAAGGATGGAAATCCTAGGACAGAACCCATCACATATTATGGAACCATTGTTGATATAATTGAGTTATACTACTATGGAAATTTCAACTTTGTATTGTTTAAGTGCGATTGGTTTGAGGTTGAAAAAGACAAATACGGACTTACTTGTGTGCGTTTCAATAAGAAAATTTATCAGAATGATCCATTTGTGCTACCTTCTCAAGTTCATCAATGTTACTATATCCAAGACCCTTTTGATCCAAACCGGCATTATGCTCTGCAAACAGTTCCACGAGATTTCTTTAACATTGCTGAACCGTCAAACTTACAAGCTGAAAGTGGAGAAAATAGTGATGGTGATGGTGAATTAAATTGGGTTAGGGAAGACATACCTGCAACAATAGCTGAAACACCTTATGAAATGAATGAAGCTGAAAGTGATGGAGAGGATTTTGATTATGATGATACCCTATTTGATTTCATGGACTAA
- the LOC131621353 gene encoding uncharacterized protein LOC131621353 codes for MCKSTSIEEFLKENGENSEEDECENLEEEENMMGEEENTQQNGSKQTEGASKKRTRGPTKCLKIHARKSADREEVVLDDDGEPIGPNDRTVTDLSCFLGTVARNSDLCPLVFTNFKALKKANKDRIWEFVTDKFIIPENGRRAVFSRINDAWRRFKKDLKKSCFLKYTTMSERLKHRPQTVPEVHFKQLISYWKNNNIQKISKINAVNRAKQKYMHRMGPTNFARIRAKLRAKKEDGKEVSQAEMFIETRQSRKGKQPDEETSSVISKLQESVQNSTESETFNSLFGKEKSGRVRCYGRTITPTMLKRKEEILVIKRQHNDEVAGMKREMDGMKALFKTMMKQQNPQMSDDEISNLMASAMGCSISSTAAPADPHSSASTHIPHCEQGGEEADCDEDMEEACDDHEDVEGGYAEDVEEGGCSEDVEEEQGEDQEE; via the exons ATGTGTAAATCGACATCCattgaagaattcctcaaagaaaaTGGGGAAaatagtgaagaagatgaatgtgaGAATCTTGAGGAAGAAGAAAATATGATGGGTGAAGAGGAAAACACTCAGCAAAATGGAAGTAAACAAACTGAAG GGGCAAGTAAGAAAAGGACACGTGGACCAACTAAATGTTTGAAAATCCATGCTAGAAAGAGTGCGGATCGTGAAGAGGTGGTCTTAGACGATGATGGAGAACCTATTGGACCCAATGATCGAACCGTGACAGATTTGAGTTGTTTCCTTGGCACTGTCGCAAGGAATTCAGACTTGTGTCCCTTAGTTTTTACtaacttcaaagctttgaagaaaGCAAACAAGGACCGTATATGGGAATTTGTCACT GATAAATTCATTATCCCTGAAAATGGACGTAGAGCGGTTTTCTCTCGCATTAATGATGCTTGGAGGCGTTTCAAGAAAGATCTCAAAAAGAGTTGTTTTTTAAAGTACACTACTATGAGTGAAAGATTGAAGCATCGTCCCCAGACCGTACCTGAAGTTCATTTCAAGCAATTGATATCCTATTGGAAGAACAATAACATCCAA AAAATTAGCAAAATCAATGCTGTGAACAGAGCTAAGCAAAAGTATATGCATCGGATGGGCCCAACAAACTTTGCGAGGATTCGTGCAAAACTG CGTGCTAAGAAAGAGGACGGAAAGGAAGTTAGCCAGGCAGAGATGTTCATTGAGACTCGACAAAGTCGAAAAGGAAAACAGCCGGATGAGGAAACTTCAAGTGTAATT tctaagcttcaagaatcagtTCAGAATTCAACTGAATCTGAGACATTTAACTCCTTGTTTGGGAAAGAAAAATCTGGACGAGTTCGTTGCTATGGAAGAACAATAACACCTACCATgcttaaaagaaaagaagaaattctGGTTATTAAAAGGCAACATAATGATGAAGTGGCTGGCATGAAGAGGGAGATGGATGGTATGAAGGCGCTATTTAAGACAATGATGAAGcaacaaaacccacaaatgagcGACGACGAGATCTCTAATTTGATGGCAAGTGCTATGGGCTGTTCCATTAGTTCTACTGCTGCTCCTGCTGATCCACATTCGTCTGCATCAACTCATATTCCGCATTGCGAACAG GGTGGAGAGGAAGCAGATTGTGATGAAGATATGGAAGAAGCTTGTGATGATCATGAAGATGTGGAAGGAGGTTATGCTGAAGATgttgaagaaggtggttgttcagaagatgtggaagaagagCAAGGAGAAGATCAAGAAGAATAG